The following are encoded together in the Vidua macroura isolate BioBank_ID:100142 chromosome 6, ASM2450914v1, whole genome shotgun sequence genome:
- the CDKN1C gene encoding cyclin-dependent kinase inhibitor 1C, whose product MSNVHLSGAAALERLSARRALVGHGRSPVCRSLFGPVDHEELGRELRERLREMGEDDQRRWDYNFQTDTPLPGPGRLLWEEVEAGAVPAFYRETLQVGRCRVPLVRAPHSPPPPPAAGKGPGGRLSRENRAAPRRRGMRLRRRGPTARITDFFARRKRPAEPKAAAERPAGCPPPPAAVPAEQTPRKRLR is encoded by the exons ATGTCCAACGTGCACCTCTCCGGCGCCGCCGCCCTGGAGCGCCTCTCGGCCCGGCGAGCCCTGGTCGGGCACGGCCGCAGCCCCGTCTGCAGGAGTCTCTTCGGGCCGGTGGACCACGAGGAGTTGGGCCGGGAACTGCGGGAGCGCCTGCGGGAGATGGGGGAGGACGACCAGCGCCGCTGGGACTACAACTTCCAAACCGACACACCGCTGCCGGGGCCCGGCCGCCTGCTCTGGGAGGAGGTGGAGGCTGGCGCCGTGCCCGCTTTCTACCGGGAGACTCTGCAGGTGGGACGGTGCCGCGTCCCCCTCGTCCGGGCGCCTCattccccgccgccgccgcccgccgccggcaaGGGGCCTGGGGGGCGCCTGAGCCGGGAGAACCGCGCAgcgccccgccgccgcggcaTGCGGCTCCGCCGGAGGGGCCCGACGGCCCGCATCACAG ATTTCTTCGCGAGGAGAAAAAGGCCGGCGGAGCCTAAGGCGGCGGCGGAGCGCCCCGCCGGCTGCCCGCCGCCCCCAGCTGCCGTGCCAGCTGAACAGACCCCCCGCAAGCGGCTCCGGTGA